The proteins below are encoded in one region of Sulfolobus islandicus Y.N.15.51:
- a CDS encoding IS110 family RNA-guided transposase — MVDVSSEAKSSATGVTNPYRRTEHCDKIHAYRCDKEVGIIGIDISKEHLITSRGRVRRYENSKKGYEEILKMKPCVIVLEPTGVYAIRPSQYFKERGVRVLQVSPNVLSREKEFRGKKTDFYDAEKLENMVDKAKEYDYNPLKELVTLYLFLKDIETKYKNRLKRALFLVSDNDKVSKDRLEKLAKGDFTQEELYQLEYTPIVLEEIKILAKNILETQERLKEVRRMIEGQVPQDHVLLTIPSVGRLAAGIVGDVKRFPKPESFVAYCGLDPVVERSGKAVISRGISKRGNKYLRSLFYFLAMRNYSRNPTLLKFYETHKDRLKGKKLYVALARKLARVVWSVWYNNKPYEPK, encoded by the coding sequence ATGGTCGACGTGAGTTCTGAAGCAAAGTCTTCGGCTACGGGCGTGACTAACCCCTACCGTCGGACTGAACATTGTGATAAAATTCACGCATATAGGTGTGACAAAGAGGTAGGGATAATAGGAATAGATATATCAAAAGAACATTTAATAACTAGCAGGGGGAGGGTGAGAAGATACGAGAACAGTAAGAAGGGTTATGAGGAAATCCTCAAGATGAAACCTTGCGTAATAGTCCTAGAGCCTACCGGAGTATACGCAATAAGGCCTTCACAATACTTCAAGGAGAGAGGGGTAAGAGTACTACAAGTCAGCCCAAACGTGTTATCAAGGGAAAAGGAGTTTAGGGGAAAGAAAACAGATTTTTACGACGCAGAAAAATTAGAAAACATGGTCGACAAGGCTAAGGAGTACGATTACAACCCCTTAAAGGAATTAGTAACACTCTACCTCTTCCTAAAGGACATAGAGACGAAATACAAGAACAGGCTAAAGAGAGCACTATTCCTAGTAAGCGATAACGATAAGGTAAGCAAGGACAGGTTGGAAAAACTTGCGAAAGGAGATTTCACACAGGAAGAACTATACCAACTTGAATATACGCCAATAGTACTTGAGGAAATCAAAATCCTGGCTAAAAACATCCTAGAAACGCAAGAGAGGTTGAAGGAGGTTAGGAGGATGATTGAGGGGCAAGTCCCTCAAGACCACGTCCTATTAACGATACCAAGTGTTGGGAGGCTTGCAGCTGGTATTGTTGGTGATGTTAAGCGTTTTCCTAAGCCTGAGTCCTTTGTTGCTTATTGCGGTTTAGATCCCGTAGTGGAGAGGAGCGGGAAGGCTGTAATAAGTAGGGGGATTTCCAAGAGGGGTAATAAGTACTTGCGTAGCTTGTTCTACTTTTTAGCAATGAGGAATTACTCTAGGAATCCAACCTTGCTGAAGTTTTATGAAACACACAAGGATAGGTTGAAGGGTAAGAAGTTGTATGTCGCTTTGGCTAGGAAGTTGGCAAGGGTTGTTTGGAGTGTTTGGTATAATAATAAGCCTTATGAGCCTAAATAG